One window from the genome of Microbulbifer sp. ALW1 encodes:
- a CDS encoding tryptophan halogenase family protein, translating to MEDGKIKRLVILGGGTAGWMTAALMARTMASTVDITLVESDQIGTVGVGEATIPPILNFNSALGLDEQEFLQATKGTIKLGIQFENWSREGERYMHAFGAIGKNLPFCDFHHCWLRARAQGDQSSYWDYSLNYQAAINNRFAPLARIPNTNLEGIAYAYHFDAGLYARFLRRYSEERGVKRVEGKVAEVRQNGDTGFVEALLLESGGVIEGDLFVDCSGFAGVLIDKTLHTEYENWAQWLPCDRAIAVPSTSTDQLPPYTRSIAHAAGWQWQIPLQHRTGNGMVYSSSHWSDEQARTALFANLPGEPLADARVIPFRTGHRKQQWNKNVVSLGLASGFLEPLESTSIHLVQSAATRLIKCFPHRGIHAAEVTEFNRQSRVEMERIRDFIILHYKANQRRDGGFWQACEEMSVPDSLQAKMELFRATGKVFRDYEDLFTEAAWQQVLIGQGLIPEDYHTLADKLTETQLQDLLQSLKTLVQGTVKQLPPHTQFLAGRR from the coding sequence ATCGGTACGGTCGGGGTAGGGGAGGCCACCATCCCGCCGATTCTCAATTTCAACAGTGCGCTGGGGCTGGATGAGCAGGAATTCCTCCAGGCAACCAAAGGCACCATCAAGCTGGGGATCCAGTTTGAAAACTGGTCCCGTGAAGGTGAGCGCTATATGCACGCCTTCGGTGCCATCGGCAAAAATCTTCCTTTCTGTGACTTTCACCACTGCTGGCTGCGAGCTCGTGCCCAGGGCGATCAGTCCAGTTACTGGGATTACTCGCTGAACTACCAGGCGGCGATCAACAACCGTTTTGCGCCACTGGCTCGAATTCCCAACACCAATCTGGAAGGGATTGCATACGCCTACCACTTTGACGCCGGGCTCTATGCCCGGTTTCTGCGTCGCTACAGCGAGGAGCGGGGCGTTAAGCGTGTGGAGGGCAAAGTCGCTGAGGTACGTCAGAATGGCGACACCGGCTTTGTGGAAGCGCTGTTGCTTGAGAGTGGGGGAGTGATTGAGGGCGACCTGTTTGTCGACTGCTCTGGATTTGCCGGTGTGCTGATTGATAAAACCCTGCACACCGAATACGAAAACTGGGCACAGTGGCTGCCGTGCGACCGCGCGATTGCCGTACCCAGTACCTCGACCGATCAGCTGCCGCCGTATACTCGCTCCATTGCCCATGCGGCTGGGTGGCAGTGGCAAATTCCCCTGCAGCACCGCACCGGTAACGGCATGGTGTATTCCAGTAGCCACTGGAGCGATGAGCAGGCCAGGACGGCATTGTTTGCCAATCTGCCGGGCGAGCCGCTGGCGGATGCGCGGGTGATTCCTTTCCGCACTGGACACCGCAAGCAACAGTGGAATAAAAACGTGGTGAGCCTCGGTTTGGCGAGCGGGTTTCTCGAGCCACTCGAGTCAACGTCTATTCACCTGGTGCAGTCCGCGGCGACAAGGCTGATCAAGTGTTTTCCCCATCGTGGTATTCACGCCGCGGAGGTTACGGAATTCAATCGCCAGTCACGAGTTGAAATGGAAAGAATCCGCGACTTCATCATTCTGCATTACAAGGCTAACCAGCGCCGCGATGGCGGTTTCTGGCAAGCCTGCGAAGAAATGTCAGTTCCGGATTCTCTTCAGGCGAAGATGGAGCTGTTTCGCGCGACCGGCAAGGTTTTTCGGGACTATGAAGACCTGTTTACCGAAGCGGCATGGCAGCAGGTGCTGATTGGCCAGGGTTTGATACCTGAGGACTATCACACTCTCGCGGACAAACTTACCGAAACCCAACTTCAGGACCTTTTGCAGAGCCTGAAAACCCTGGTGCAGGGCACCGTTAAACAACTGCCTCCACACACACAGTTTCTGGCCGGACGCCGCTAA